A genomic segment from Rahnella aceris encodes:
- the suhB gene encoding inositol-1-monophosphatase, giving the protein MHPMLTIAVRAARKAGNLIAKHYETPDSVESTQKGTNDFVTNVDRDAEHMIIDVIRKSYPKHTIISEECGELEGEDKDVQWIIDPLDGTTNFVKRFPHFAVSIAVRIKGRTEVAVVYDPMRNELFTASRGQGAQLNGYRLRGTNAKDLDGTILATGFPFKAKQHATSYMNVVGKLFTECADFRRTGSAALDLAYVAAGRVDGFFEIALKPWDFAGGELLVRESGGVVTDFVGGHNHFSSGNIVAGNPRVVKGILMTMRDELSEALKR; this is encoded by the coding sequence ATGCATCCGATGCTCACCATCGCCGTGCGCGCTGCGCGCAAGGCCGGTAACCTGATTGCCAAACATTACGAAACGCCAGACTCTGTAGAATCTACACAAAAAGGTACCAACGATTTTGTTACCAACGTAGACCGCGATGCAGAACACATGATTATCGATGTTATTCGCAAATCCTATCCAAAACACACCATCATCAGTGAAGAGTGTGGCGAGCTGGAAGGCGAAGACAAAGACGTACAATGGATTATCGACCCGCTGGATGGCACCACCAACTTCGTTAAACGCTTCCCACATTTCGCTGTTTCTATCGCCGTGCGCATCAAAGGCCGCACTGAAGTCGCGGTAGTTTACGATCCAATGCGTAACGAACTGTTCACCGCGAGCCGTGGTCAGGGCGCACAGTTGAACGGTTACCGTCTGCGCGGTACTAACGCGAAAGATCTCGACGGCACCATTCTGGCGACCGGTTTCCCGTTCAAAGCAAAACAACACGCAACCAGCTACATGAATGTGGTTGGCAAACTGTTCACCGAATGTGCAGACTTCCGCCGCACCGGTTCTGCTGCGCTGGATCTGGCCTACGTGGCCGCTGGCCGCGTTGACGGTTTCTTCGAAATCGCCCTCAAGCCCTGGGATTTCGCTGGCGGTGAACTGCTGGTTCGTGAATCCGGCGGCGTGGTGACTGACTTTGTTGGCGGCCACAACCACTTCTCGTCAGGCAACATCGTTGCCGGCAACCCACGCGTCGTTAAAGGTATTCTGATGACCATGCGTGATGAACTGAGCGAAGCGCTGAAGCGTTAA
- the trmJ gene encoding tRNA (cytosine(32)/uridine(32)-2'-O)-methyltransferase TrmJ: protein MLPNIRIVLVETSHTGNMGSTARAMKTMGLSSLYLVNPLVKPDSQAISLSAGASDVIGNATIVNTLDEALAGCSLVIGTSARSRTLPWPMLEPRECGEHSAKAAQTAPVALVFGRERVGLTNEELQKCNYHVCIPANPEYSSLNLAMAVQIIAYEVRVAHLALLEAAKPQIEYEETPYPLVDDLERFYQHLEKTLLETGFIRQAHPGQVMSKLRRLFTRARPESQELNILRGILTSIEKTHSNKE, encoded by the coding sequence ATGCTGCCCAATATCCGCATTGTATTAGTAGAAACGTCCCACACTGGCAATATGGGCTCTACCGCCCGTGCTATGAAAACCATGGGCTTATCAAGCCTTTATCTGGTGAATCCGCTGGTAAAACCTGACTCTCAGGCTATCTCTTTGTCTGCCGGAGCCAGTGATGTCATCGGTAACGCGACAATTGTTAATACGCTTGATGAAGCGCTGGCTGGCTGTAGTCTGGTGATCGGCACCAGCGCACGTTCCCGCACACTGCCTTGGCCGATGCTTGAACCGCGCGAGTGCGGTGAGCACAGTGCGAAAGCCGCACAAACCGCGCCGGTGGCGCTGGTGTTTGGCCGTGAACGCGTCGGGCTGACCAACGAAGAACTGCAAAAATGTAACTATCACGTGTGCATTCCGGCAAACCCTGAATACAGCTCGCTGAATCTGGCGATGGCTGTGCAGATTATTGCCTATGAAGTACGCGTCGCACATCTGGCCTTGCTGGAAGCGGCAAAACCGCAGATTGAATATGAAGAAACGCCGTATCCGCTGGTCGACGATCTCGAACGTTTTTATCAGCATCTGGAAAAAACCTTGCTGGAAACCGGCTTTATTCGTCAGGCACATCCGGGGCAGGTGATGAGCAAATTACGCCGTCTGTTTACCCGTGCACGACCTGAATCTCAGGAATTAAACATCCTGCGCGGTATCCTGACGTCGATTGAAAAGACTCATAGCAACAAAGAATAA
- a CDS encoding nickel/cobalt transporter codes for MSLISTPSKTLSWRDLWPLAVFLLLLAGGASLLIHYWPRILLSSIIWQRELHQELAGLLRQVKENPMQAGMMLAGFSLIYGVIHAIGPGHGKIVITTYLATHPSRLKNSLKLTFASAIVQGLVAILLVSVVLGVLQLSSRQLHQSSFWMERGSFILVMLLGLLLCWRALKRMWQTINSLRPVHAMKIHSLSPMGNETHVHDEHCGCGHQHVPNDQQLQAGGDLRTQVAIVLAMGLRPCSGAIMVLLFSKVIGVYNWGVISAITMAIGTSLTVSLIGVLVFYSRALAVKLSATRTPAAWQRITWSLLALTGGIVLLVAGILLFSTGGGDVSPITGGPFRG; via the coding sequence ATGTCATTAATCTCCACGCCATCGAAAACCCTGTCCTGGCGCGATCTCTGGCCGCTGGCAGTATTTCTGTTGCTGCTGGCGGGCGGCGCTTCCCTGTTAATCCATTACTGGCCGCGTATTTTGCTCAGCAGCATTATCTGGCAGCGGGAGTTACATCAGGAACTGGCGGGTCTGCTGCGGCAGGTGAAAGAAAATCCGATGCAGGCGGGTATGATGCTGGCCGGTTTTAGCCTGATTTATGGCGTGATCCACGCCATCGGGCCGGGGCACGGCAAAATCGTTATCACCACCTATCTGGCGACGCATCCTTCGCGACTGAAAAACAGCCTGAAGCTGACCTTCGCGTCGGCGATTGTGCAGGGGCTGGTGGCAATATTATTGGTCAGTGTGGTGCTCGGCGTGCTGCAACTGTCTTCGCGTCAGCTGCATCAGAGCAGTTTCTGGATGGAGCGGGGCAGTTTCATTCTGGTGATGTTGCTGGGGTTGCTGTTGTGCTGGCGGGCGCTTAAACGGATGTGGCAAACCATCAACAGTTTGCGTCCGGTTCACGCCATGAAAATCCACAGCCTGTCGCCGATGGGCAATGAAACGCATGTCCACGACGAACATTGCGGTTGCGGCCATCAGCATGTGCCAAACGATCAGCAGCTTCAGGCGGGCGGAGATTTACGCACGCAGGTGGCGATTGTGCTGGCGATGGGATTACGCCCGTGTTCCGGCGCGATCATGGTATTGCTGTTTTCCAAGGTGATTGGCGTCTACAACTGGGGCGTGATTTCAGCCATTACGATGGCTATCGGCACCTCGCTGACCGTCTCGCTGATTGGTGTGCTGGTGTTTTACAGCCGTGCGCTGGCAGTGAAACTAAGCGCAACCCGCACGCCTGCGGCGTGGCAGCGGATCACCTGGTCACTGCTGGCGCTGACCGGCGGAATTGTGCTGCTGGTGGCGGGCATTTTGCTCTTCAGCACCGGCGGCGGTGATGTTTCACCGATAACCGGCGGGCCATTCAGGGGATAA
- the iscR gene encoding Fe-S cluster assembly transcriptional regulator IscR, translating into MRLTSKGRYAVTAMLDVALHSQEGPVPLADISERQGISLSYLEQLFSRLRKNGLVASVRGPGGGYLLGKDSGDIAVGAVITAVDESVDATRCQGKEGCQNGERCLTHTLWRDLSERISGFLNNITLAELVNNQEILEVADRQNGETRRQPNGRQMETINVNLRA; encoded by the coding sequence ATGAGACTGACATCCAAAGGCCGTTATGCCGTGACCGCTATGCTCGATGTTGCACTGCATTCCCAGGAAGGACCAGTACCACTGGCTGACATTTCTGAGCGTCAGGGTATTTCCCTTTCTTACCTGGAGCAGCTTTTCTCGCGCTTACGCAAAAATGGTCTGGTTGCCAGTGTTCGTGGTCCGGGCGGTGGTTATCTGTTAGGTAAAGATTCTGGTGATATCGCCGTTGGTGCCGTGATTACTGCCGTTGACGAATCTGTCGATGCGACCCGTTGCCAGGGTAAAGAAGGCTGCCAGAATGGCGAACGTTGCCTGACTCACACCTTATGGCGTGATCTGAGCGAACGCATCAGCGGCTTCCTGAACAATATTACGCTGGCAGAGCTGGTCAATAATCAGGAAATCCTGGAAGTGGCTGACCGTCAGAACGGTGAAACCCGTCGTCAGCCGAATGGCCGCCAGATGGAAACTATCAACGTCAATCTTCGAGCCTAA
- a CDS encoding DUF1007 family protein, which produces MTLHQARNRPFSRYAKWLGVALFCLPATVLAHPHSFIDMQTTLVANETSLTGLKMVWTMDEITSADLLYDAQNAKPGSDIWKKLAAEVMARVLSQHYFTDFYRDGKPVKYLDLPSEYQLSRKGDQAVLEFVLPLAKPQGLEGKPMEFSTFDPSYFVDMTYKDKTALHLPPALEKRCTLALFTPKPDASLQNYALSLDKADAPPEDMDLGQQFAQKVTLECH; this is translated from the coding sequence ATGACGTTACACCAGGCCCGGAACCGGCCTTTCTCCCGTTACGCCAAATGGCTGGGCGTTGCGCTGTTCTGTCTGCCCGCAACGGTGCTGGCGCACCCGCACAGTTTTATTGATATGCAGACCACGCTGGTGGCGAATGAAACCTCGCTGACCGGGCTGAAAATGGTCTGGACGATGGATGAAATCACCTCGGCAGATTTGCTGTACGACGCACAGAACGCCAAACCGGGGTCGGATATCTGGAAGAAACTGGCGGCCGAAGTCATGGCGCGGGTGCTGAGCCAGCATTACTTCACGGATTTCTATCGCGACGGAAAACCGGTGAAATATCTGGATCTGCCCAGTGAATATCAGCTTTCCCGTAAGGGCGATCAGGCAGTGCTGGAATTCGTCCTGCCGCTGGCCAAACCGCAAGGGCTGGAAGGCAAACCGATGGAATTCTCCACTTTTGATCCTTCGTATTTTGTCGATATGACCTATAAAGACAAAACCGCGTTGCATCTGCCACCGGCGCTGGAAAAACGCTGTACGCTGGCGCTGTTTACGCCGAAGCCGGATGCCTCGCTGCAAAATTATGCCCTGTCACTCGATAAGGCTGATGCCCCGCCGGAAGACATGGATCTTGGTCAGCAATTTGCTCAGAAGGTCACGCTGGAATGTCATTAA
- the csiE gene encoding stationary phase inducible protein CsiE has product MNPEKQPSPALSATQRRCHVLLMLYAPLTAVQLEIISEINGVGLDMTWEDLAEVTCEIQRIHQLDVLQYSEKECRIQGDTLAQRLCLFQGLRRTLRISPDFVSRHFIPWLHIAFEGQACPKAALRTDILGMMLEDCGALLPKPLSGHDRQLMLICLQYCLWQNNGPTGLRFTEQQRRWLREKPEYPAARELFIQLQELSNGRLDECECEFFTLMLRMLKIHSYQSSGSTEDQRLLLEIENMVARFQDIAGMKFSSYEGLVGQLFAHLGPAIERCHFGIGIDNLMQEEVNRMYPRLVRTTREALQGFEHEYLITLSEDEIGLVAITFGAWLMQGNALQEKQILLLTHDNPQLEEAVEQQIREATLLPLNIKYQTLADFYKFGAPSGVALIVTPYATRSTDADPLVIHTQLPLAKEQRKRIRSLLEAP; this is encoded by the coding sequence ATGAATCCAGAAAAACAGCCCTCCCCTGCGCTTTCCGCTACGCAACGCCGTTGCCACGTGTTGCTGATGCTGTACGCGCCGCTGACGGCGGTTCAGCTGGAGATCATCAGCGAAATTAACGGCGTCGGGCTAGACATGACGTGGGAAGATCTGGCGGAAGTGACCTGCGAAATTCAGCGGATCCACCAGCTTGATGTGCTGCAGTACAGCGAAAAAGAATGCCGCATTCAGGGCGATACGCTCGCTCAAAGGCTGTGTTTATTTCAGGGCTTGCGCCGTACATTGCGCATTTCACCGGACTTCGTTTCCCGCCATTTTATTCCCTGGCTGCATATCGCCTTCGAAGGCCAGGCCTGCCCGAAGGCTGCTCTGCGCACCGACATTCTTGGCATGATGCTGGAAGACTGCGGCGCGTTATTACCCAAACCCCTGAGCGGACACGACCGCCAGCTGATGCTCATCTGCCTGCAATACTGTCTGTGGCAAAACAATGGCCCGACCGGCTTACGCTTCACCGAACAACAGCGTCGCTGGCTGCGCGAAAAGCCCGAATATCCTGCCGCCCGCGAACTGTTTATTCAGTTACAGGAACTCAGCAACGGCCGGCTGGATGAGTGCGAATGTGAGTTTTTCACCCTGATGTTACGCATGCTGAAAATCCACAGTTATCAGAGTTCCGGTTCGACGGAAGATCAGCGGCTGTTATTAGAAATTGAAAATATGGTGGCGCGTTTTCAGGATATCGCCGGGATGAAATTCAGCAGTTACGAAGGGCTGGTCGGCCAGCTTTTCGCCCATCTGGGCCCGGCGATCGAACGCTGTCATTTTGGCATCGGCATCGACAATCTGATGCAGGAAGAAGTGAACCGCATGTATCCGCGTCTGGTGCGAACCACCCGCGAGGCGTTGCAGGGTTTCGAACACGAATATCTGATTACGCTTTCTGAGGATGAAATCGGGCTGGTGGCGATCACTTTCGGCGCGTGGCTGATGCAGGGTAATGCCTTGCAGGAAAAACAAATTTTGCTGCTGACGCACGACAATCCGCAGCTGGAAGAAGCGGTCGAGCAGCAAATTCGCGAAGCGACGCTGCTGCCGCTGAACATTAAATATCAGACGCTGGCGGATTTCTATAAATTTGGTGCGCCGAGTGGCGTAGCGCTGATTGTCACCCCTTACGCCACCCGCAGCACCGACGCCGACCCGCTGGTGATCCACACGCAACTACCGCTGGCCAAAGAGCAGCGTAAACGTATCCGCTCGCTGCTCGAAGCCCCCTAA
- a CDS encoding IscS subfamily cysteine desulfurase produces MKLPIYLDYSATTPVDPRVAQKMMQCLTLDGTFGNPASRSHRFGWQAEEAVDVARNQIAELINADPREIVFTSGATESDNLAIKGAAHAHSAKGKHIITSQTEHKAVLDTCAQLETEDFDVTYLSPQADGFIPPAAIEAALRPDTILVSIMQVNNEIGVVQDIATIGELCRSRGILFHVDATQSVGKIAIDLSELQVDLMSFSAHKIYGPKGIGALYVSRKPKVRIDAQIHGGGHERGMRSGTLPVHQIVGMGEAYRIAKEEMTAEVARLTELRDRLWKGIQALDQVFLNGTPKHAAPNILNVSFAGVEGESLIMALKDLAVSSGSACTSASLEPSYVLRALGLSEELAHSSLRFSLGRWTTEEEIDYAIALVVKSVRRLRELPPVYTK; encoded by the coding sequence ATGAAATTACCTATTTATCTTGATTACTCTGCCACCACGCCGGTTGATCCGCGTGTTGCACAGAAAATGATGCAGTGTTTAACACTGGACGGTACTTTCGGTAATCCGGCTTCCCGTTCTCACCGTTTCGGCTGGCAGGCTGAAGAGGCGGTGGATGTGGCGCGTAACCAGATTGCCGAGCTGATTAATGCCGATCCGCGTGAAATCGTCTTCACGTCGGGCGCCACCGAATCTGACAATCTGGCGATTAAAGGTGCCGCCCACGCGCACAGCGCGAAAGGCAAACACATTATTACCAGCCAGACTGAGCATAAAGCGGTGTTAGACACCTGTGCTCAACTGGAAACCGAAGACTTCGACGTCACCTATCTGTCGCCGCAGGCAGATGGTTTTATTCCGCCAGCGGCGATTGAAGCGGCGCTGCGCCCGGACACCATTCTGGTGTCCATCATGCAGGTGAATAATGAAATCGGCGTGGTACAGGATATTGCGACCATCGGCGAACTGTGCCGCAGTCGGGGCATCCTTTTCCATGTGGATGCGACCCAAAGTGTGGGCAAGATTGCGATTGATCTCAGCGAGTTGCAGGTTGATCTGATGTCGTTTTCCGCGCATAAGATTTACGGCCCGAAAGGCATCGGCGCGCTGTACGTGAGTCGTAAACCGAAAGTGCGGATTGACGCGCAAATCCACGGCGGCGGTCATGAACGCGGCATGCGTTCCGGTACATTGCCGGTGCATCAGATTGTCGGGATGGGCGAGGCTTATCGTATCGCCAAAGAAGAAATGACCGCCGAAGTAGCGCGTCTGACTGAACTGCGCGATCGCCTGTGGAAAGGCATTCAGGCGCTGGATCAGGTGTTTCTGAACGGCACGCCGAAACATGCGGCACCGAATATTCTCAACGTCAGTTTTGCCGGTGTAGAAGGGGAGTCTCTGATCATGGCGTTGAAAGATCTGGCGGTATCGTCAGGTTCGGCTTGTACGTCTGCCAGCCTTGAGCCTTCCTATGTTCTGCGTGCTCTGGGATTAAGTGAAGAACTGGCGCACAGCTCCCTTCGCTTCTCGCTGGGGCGCTGGACAACGGAAGAAGAAATTGATTATGCGATTGCGCTGGTGGTGAAATCTGTCCGCCGCCTGCGTGAGTTGCCACCTGTTTATACGAAATGA